The genomic interval cattttttacccacaaaatcccgtttttaaaataaactagttttaatttaatatataacatatgatgtgaaatgtaatatttgattttgcacAAGTCTCAGATTTCACGTCATATCcatgattttattctgtgccgttggtgttgcagtttcttgTTTCTCTAGATTTTGTGCATATGGCAGGGACAGAGTTGTCGTGGAGGTAGGTACATTCTCCcaccaagttttgtttttataaatcccaaaagctgTCTATAATTGCAGTTCGCTGGGTTTTGTATGtatgccagctttataaatgccCCTGGTCTGTTGGTTTCACTACCGGGGAAAATTCACGCCAGCTGCTGACCAGTGTTCTAGAGgctgatggctgctggcagaaATGAGCTCCTTTTGTACTTTTCTATCTTGCTGATAGaaacctctgactgaacacactattgtttcttcactgtgttgtgtagaggatgtgaggAATCTTTCATTATCTTTAGCAGCTTTTGCAGCATTGTTCCCTGGACAATCAGAGTCGGAGTTATCTCCAGCACAaaaccagtttgttcagtctctttaagtctctgatgctgctgatccCACAGAAGCTGCAAAGCTGGCTgaactttccacaacagacttatagaagatgcaacatcttggtgcatACATAAAATGATCTCAGCTCCCTTAAGCAGTGGAATCTGGTCCAGATTTTCTTGTAGATGCTTCTGATTTGCATTTCCAGTGTTCCGTTGTCTAGCTGAACTCTggggtacttgtattcctccaccatctccacctcttctcccaggatgttgTTCCtgttgttcctcctgaagtcaacaatcatctctttgttttatttgtgttcacatgaggtgattgtttctatattcaaaatccttttttaaattgatttcgtgtaatattctaattttctgagattttgatttttgttttcataagctgtaagccaaaatcatcaaaattataacaaataaatgtctgaaatatctcactttgcatttaATGAGTctatattagtttacctttttaggttgaattactgaaataaattaagttttgcacaatattctaatttttttagtttcacctgtATATATATGTTAGGTAAGCCCTAATCAAAGCTGCGAACAGTATGACAGGCCGTTAAATGTGGGTTTTTCTGATATCATTAATTCAACTAATtggtctatatatatatatatatatatataaaccctttaaaagaatatttaagaACACTGAGAAATCTTAGCTTACTGTTCTTGTGTGAGAGGTCATCCTTCAGGGGTCTGTGATCACTCCACTATGATCGGATCATGTGACATTTTAACAGGGGAACTAGATCACTTGGAGCTGCTATCAGCTTCACTGGAAAGTTCAGATCTGAAACTCTCTCCCGGTTTTTGTTTGACATTGATAGACCAAATAAAACTAGAGATAAGATCATTTGAATtccattttattgtaataagTAGTGCTTTTTTCTGTTCAGATTAGATTATTTTAGTGTATTTTGGGGCCcaatttgttaataaaacaggttaaaatgacaaaataatgaTCAGATCATGTAGATGAAGTTGTGCTGAAAAGGGAAACCAAAGGTGAGTGTggcaaacattttattttattagtcaAACTCAGAAGTattcaaacaaccaaaaactaGTGTCACACCTCTCAGGATTATCAGGAATTTACTGAGAAGTTACCCTTAAGTTTAAGTCTCTATAATGATGGCTACCACCACCCAACAATaagtaatatttttattcaaaaaaCTGTCAGAAGTCTGCGTGATGGAAATGGGTTGGTCTCTTCTACTGTAATTTAATGTCAGTCATAAAGGTGGAGCTTGGATAGCATAGTATCTTCTGAGGTGGTACATGATGGAAAAGAattgagaaccactgctgtcccagttttttttcatcagtgtcttgtgtgtgtgtgtgtgtgtgtgtttctaggGGCCGTCCCAGCACCAGAGAGCCTGTTGTTCTCTTCGCCTCCACAGACTCCATTGAAGTCTCTCTCCACCAAGCTGCTCCTGGAAAGCACCGGTCCTACTGAGGTGGAGGAGACGAGGAGATTGTGTAAAGGCAACATGCAGTGCGTCCATGACAGCTTAGCGTCCGGCATCTCTGACTTGGGTCAGCAGAGTCTGGACGCCAAGACGCAATTCAACAACCTGGCTCTGATTTATGGTAAACTACGTTCACAGAGCGTTTAACTCTTTCATCACTGACTTGTACTAATGCTCTACGGTCTGTTTGTGGTGCGGTAGGTAACGTTCCTCCCATAGTCACAGAGCCCACAGTGATCCACGGGAAGGTCAACTCTCAGATCCACACTCAGATTGTCGCTCATGACCCCAACGGTGACCCCATCACCTACTCACTGCTTTTACCCAGGCCTCCGGGGGCATCTGTTGGCAGTGGTGagactcacacaaacacacaaaaagacacTCAAATCTTCCTAGAAATCACAACCCCCTCCACTCCACCCATGGCAGAAGACGTAACTGTTGACATTTGTTAGTGGGATGAGGAGGCTTCCGCTGTTGTGAGCAGATGGGATATTTTAGAGCTGAGTCAGGAGCTGGATCCGAAAGAGAAACACAGCACCAAAGATTAAAAACTATAACTGTGTTTAACTGtcatgtgttttcttctttctgcaggtGATGGCTACCTGACATGGACACCCTTCAGCACCCAGCCCGTCCAGCTGACCATCAAGGTCAGCGACAAGCTGATCAGCTCCCTGTTCACCCCGATCCTGCGCGTCTGTAACTGCCTCAACGGTGGAAGCTGCCTGTACGACAGCATTACTGAAAACTACCTGCAAGGAAAGTTCCAGGTACTTCCATTTTCTTGTTAAATTGATGCTTTCTGCAACAGCCTGACACACGGAGGCAGCAGAAGTCTGGGATACTTTAGTTTGAGTAGTTGTCTTCGGTCACTGTCTACCATCACAGAGCAATTCTGCTTCAATTACAAATTCTAATCAGATTTCCATTGGACACAAGTTAGGATACACCCATGAGAAGCGGACGTGtcatcagcattttctttagttttccaAGAAATGACAAACTGGTAGGATACGTAGAAAAttacctgtttttctttaattgagCCAAATAATGGCATATAGATAACATATAGctcaaaacagataaaaaaaaagaatcatctGATATTTCatgacacattttaatccttaatgcctaaattaaataacaattttataaaaataaaacaaaaatacagtaaaataaatgaattaatgtaagataaagaaaaatacttataaaataagaaaattttttaaaatattcttttaaatattaaataaattaagaataaattaatgaaaatgaatagaTATGCGTGTATAGATTCATGCATACAGTCAGGTCCATATATATATTTGGACattgacaagttttttttattttacgtGTTTATCAAAATATATTCAAGATACAGTTATCTAATCAATATAGGCTTAAAGTTCtcagatttaatttaaagataTTGACATCCAAATGGGAGGAAAAGTTTAGGTATTAAAGCTCTTTAACatgtatttccatttttaaaaaaaaaatggaatccATCATCAGTCAAGCAGGTTGTGACAAGATGGCCTGTATGATTGGCTGGAAACAGTGAAACAATGAAAGTGGAATCCAGtacaaagttattttatttattaaatatcaaATGGACCAGGGCACTCACACTGTCCTACTGTGGAGCAACCCAGCCTCCATCAGCACCTCCCCTGCTGCTGATTGGGCTAAACTACTTCCTGCTAACAGGTGTTTCTTAGGTCATAAAACAAACTCTACATTCTAAAATCTCACTATATGAGctctaaaaattaaaaaaaaaatccataaccTACCTACTCAAATTATATAAGGACACACAGTAAATCAAACCCAGAACCATTTTCCAACACCTAAAACCCAAGTACAAATAATCTCATCCCTACCCACCTATCTCATGGCCTCTCCTGGAGCCTTAAAACAGTGTGCAGAATTACTAACTAAGCAGTTGGTTGGAATATCTCAATGTCTGCAGGAAAACTGCCTAACTTTAAACTATACAAAAACCGtttcaatgtgtttttctttaaacctCCTACCTACCTCCTACACAATATTTACTGTCTTTAACCATCAAAACATTACTGATGCTTCTCTCTCAGGTATCTGGAAGACAGAATCAGATATATCCTTATTACTCTGTTCAATAAACACcaataaataatcaaacattTGTGTGCAACTATACATATTTAAAGTGCAAATGTGCCTGAACAACCAACCTATAGTAGTATGCAATTTTTAATTACAGAGTCCATGTAATGAGCTGCTGCTTCGTTACACAGGTAAAAGGTCGGGAGTTGATTCCAGGTGTAGCATTTATATTTAGAAGCTTTTGCTGTGAACTCACAACATGCAGTCAAAGGAGCGCTCATGTAAAACAGACCGTCCTTAGGCTGGAAAAAGATTCATCCTCCTatgaaaagacatttttgtcAGAGCTTTGAAGTGAATGTGGGAGAACAGGAAAACATTGTCCAATCTAAACTTAGCTCAACATGTAAGtacatttgtgtttggtggatcatttctttgttgtaacaatgcttcctgccaatcaatcaatcaatcctgTACCGTTGGAAAGcctgttttttccattttaaatggagccacatgtGTTAGGAAAATGTACCtgaggagcagcagagttgcaTATGCATAGAAAGACAACTGCCAGGTTTTCTCTGCCAGTGGCAAATAGTTTATTCTGCTGCTGACTCTGGTTTGGTGTCCTTTATTGGATTGGCTGACTGAATTCTGAAGAAACACACATTTTGCAATTCAACTATTTATTAGTGTTTGTCCTCCTGATTTCCCTCCCAGGTGGTGGGGTGCCTGTGTCCAAAGGGATACGGCGGAAAATTCTGTGGGAACAAAACAGATGTTTGTCGAGGCAAACCCTGTTTCCGAGGGGTGCAGTGTCAGTCAAAACCAGCGCCCGACCAGTTCACCTGTGGAGACTGTCCTGTTAACACTGTCTCCAGTGGCAACATGGGATACAAATGCTTTGAGCATGGTTTGTAGCGCATCACAACCTCTTCATCTGCTAACAGCTTACGACTGTCCTCACTCTTTTCTGCATGTCCCTCCCCAGACATGTGCAGCCCTCCTTTCCCCTTCCCCTGCCACAAAGATGCAGAATGCCAAAGCACAAAACTACACTACACCTGCACATGTAAGCCTGGTTTTACTGGAGATGGACACAACTGCACAGGTACTAAACATCCAGCACTTTATGAATGTATGTACAGCAAACACCCTGACTGAACTGCATTATTATGGTCTCTATTTGTCTGTGTTACAGATACAGATGAGTGCAAAGCGCTCATGGCTTGTGAAAATGCAAAGTATGAGTGTAAGAACATTCCCGGCTCATTTGAATGCCTCTGTAGATATAACACTAAGGACATTGAAGGATGTGGTATGTACACACTTAAATATCCAGTACTATTTAGTTAGTTACAGTGAAgtacaaataacaaaataaaaaagtgtattAAGGATGAAAACTCAAAACGACCACCATTTGTCTTGATTACAAATTTGATCTGGAATAGATGAATCCAAAGTTAATTCATTAAATTTTATGCCATCAGTTGTGTCATCAGTTAGTGTTTAACTAAATAGTTGTGTTTCTCAGCTGAAGTAAATTGTGATGGCACAAACCATCCAGATAagagattaaaaacaatcaCTTATCTTTACTTTGAAGCATTAAAGTCAGCAGGAATATTTAGAGTTTCTTAAAGTTTCTTAAAGACCCGGCAATGGCAGGACTAATGAAGTATAACCCCACTTCCATAAAAGTTGTGATGCtctgtaaatgtaattaaaaacagaatgcaatgatttccaaatcttaTAAACACATATTTCATCCCCAGTAAAACGTAAACAACATCagattttagacattttatcacttaatggaaaatattacctcattttgaatttagtggcagcaacacatctgtaaatggtagtttagcattgtgtagcatctcTTTTAACATCTGTCCGGAAAAATCTGGGAAGTGAGGTGACCAGTTGCTGGTGTTTtagagaggaatgttgtcccattctggtctgatgcaggattctggctgctctacagtcctgaaC from Melanotaenia boesemani isolate fMelBoe1 chromosome 16, fMelBoe1.pri, whole genome shotgun sequence carries:
- the LOC121656096 gene encoding vitamin K-dependent protein S; its protein translation is MGYKCFEHDMCSPPFPFPCHKDAECQSTKLHYTCTCKPGFTGDGHNCTDTDECKALMACENAKYECKNIPGSFECLCRYNTKDIEGCDAVYLRLVNF